A portion of the Carya illinoinensis cultivar Pawnee chromosome 11, C.illinoinensisPawnee_v1, whole genome shotgun sequence genome contains these proteins:
- the LOC122282437 gene encoding uncharacterized protein LOC122282437: protein MAPEIDQQFKPLAPTAYRIRSDEDEALYMQQKLRRRRCIKCCGCFTALFLILAVVLLVLAFTVFHIKDPVIRMNSVTLQHLNLTTSTATILADVSVKNPNAVAFRYGNSTTTVYYREERVGEGTIPHGKAKARRTQRMNMTMYIMLDKIFSAPSYSSDSSSGALPMSTFTKLSGRVKILKISKKNVVVQMNCTLTYNVMSQAIQDKKSCRSRVNL from the coding sequence ATGGCGCCGGAAATCGATCAGCAGTTCAAGCCCTTAGCCCCCACAGCCTACCGGATCCGCAGCGACGAAGACGAAGCCCTTTACATGCAACAAAAACTCCGCCGGAGAAGATGCATCAAGTGCTGTGGCTGCTTCACCGCCCTCTTTCTAATCCTAGCAGTCGTTCTTTTAGTTCTCGCCTTCACCGTCTTTCACATCAAAGACCCGGTGATCAGGATGAACTCGGTGACACTCCAGCATCTGAACTTGACCACCAGTACCGCTACGATCCTAGCTGATGTTTCTGTGAAAAACCCTAACGCAGTCGCGTTCAGATATGGCAACAGCACGACCACCGTTTATTATCGAGAGGAAAGGGTGGGTGAGGGTACGATTCCACATGGAAAGGCCAAAGCAAGGCGTACCCAAAGGATGAACATGACGATGTATATCATGCTCGACAAGATATTTTCTGCTCCGAGCTATAGTAGCGACTCGAGTTCGGGAGCTTTGCCTATGAGCACCTTTACAAAACTCAGCGGCCGGGTGAAGATTCTAAAgatatcaaagaaaaatgtgGTGGTGCAGATGAATTGCACCTTGACCTACAATGTTATGAGCCAAGCGATCCAAGACAAGAAATCATGTCGTTCACGTGTTAATCTctag